One Bdellovibrio bacteriovorus genomic window, AATCCAAACTGTTCTTTGGTCATCATGTCGCCCATGGCATTTTTAGAAACGTTGAGGTTGTAACGAGCCATGTAAAGAAAGGCGTAAGTCATTCCCAGTGGGAACCAGTTCACAAAGCGGCGGATCATGAACTTGCGTGAGTGGCCTAGGGGATTGTTTCTAAAATAGAGTGTAATAACGGCGGCCAAACATAAACTTACCAGTAAGAGTGCCATGGGATCTCCTCTAAATTTTTTTCACACAAAGCCCCACGTCTACGAAGCGATGCATTAGCAAAAGTTTTGCTGAGTTCTAAAGGAAAAATGTCAGGATGGCAATCTAAAGGACTGGTCTGAAGACAATCCCAACAATCTCTTTTCGAAATAAGGGCACAGCGAGAGGTATTTTCATGATTCTAGAGTGGGGGCGGTATTTTGCCGCAGGTTAGTATAAGAAAAACTTATACTAAATCTAAAAATTATCGTTTTGTGCTTATAGGTCTAGGGGGATAAGTTGGGATTCAAGAAGAGACAACAAGTTTCTTCGCTAGTACTCGGTAAGATCTGACCACCTCTCTGCAAAGACGCGAAAGAGGACCTGGTCCCAAAAAACAAACGCCGCAATCGCGGCTCCCAAAAGACCCATCACAAAGCCCACCCCAAAAAGCCTACCGAGTGCTAACGCGCGGAAATCTTTGAGTCGTGGCTTGCGCTAAACGCCTTCTCTGGCGCACGCCTTCCGGGCTCGGTTGCCGCCCGCGGCGGGCCGCGGGTTCGCGCCATCGTGGCGCCGGCAAAGGCGCCTGCCGTAGGCGTTTAGCGCAAGCCACTGTTAAAAGATTTCCACTTCCTAGAGAGGTTTTTTAGTTTGATGGGGTCGTTGGTTCTTCTATCAGCGTTTTTCGGTTTTTTAGTAACAACGGCGAGATGCCTACGAAGATATTCATGATAACGGGGCCTATGAGTAAGCCTGGCAATCCGAACATGACGATGGCTCCCACGACTGACGTAAAGCCCACTAACGGGTGAATATCTAAGTCACCGCTGACTAGAAACGGTTTTAAGATGTTGTCTATAGTTCCGGCAAAGATGGCGATCAAAGCTAAGCCGATACCCGGACCCACGCGCTCTCCTAAGAACGCCAACAAAGCTAAGAAAAAGCCCACGGGGGCGGCGCCGATCACGGGGATGAAGGAGACAAAGAAAGTGACCGTCACCACCAACCAGAAATCACCTTCACCGAAGACTAAACTTCCGATGCCGATGACGGAAGCTTGGATTAATCCAATCACGAATGTTGAAAACAAGGTGATTGAACAGCCTTTTTTTAAAACGTCGATCATTTTTTCAGTCAGATCACGATCAAAGACACTGTAATCAACAACAAAGTCATGGATCAATTTGTCATTAAAAAGCATCACCGCCACACCTAAAAGAAAAACTAAAAGGGCGACAATAATCGCCGGCAATTGGCCGGCAAAAGTGGTGGAGTAAGCTAAAATCATTTCCCCGCTGCGATGAAGAATGCTTTCCATGGCGTCGCGTGCTGGGGTGGCCACATCTGTGCCGGTCCATTCAGAAATCTTGGCTAGGCCATTGACGAAAAAATCTTTAGCGGTGTGCAGCTGTTGCACCACGCGCTGGCCTTCCAGATTTTCCGGCTTCATGACCCAGGCGCCAGCGCGATAAACCGCAAGCGATAAAGGAATGATGAAAACCAGGATGCCCGCAAAAAGAGAGATTAAAATCCACCAGCGGCGACGCCAGCCTGTACGACGACTGAGTTTAGTAATGGTCTCTTGAAGACCGGCGGCAAAAATACCCGCCAGGGCCAGAGGCATTAAAAACGGCAAATTGATAAAAATAAATCCAAAAAAAAGAACGGCAAAGAACACCCAGCGGGCTAAGGTTTCTTTGTTTTTTAAGATATCAATCATAGTTATTGAACTTCACACTGCATCGAAGAGTTAGAGTTGCAACGCACCCAAGTTCCGTCATGGCGTGGAGGCAGATAGCTGGGATTGCAGGACGTGGAGTAGGAAGTGGTGTATCTTAAAGCACGCCCACGGTAAGTGAATTCGCAGCTGCGTTCTGCAGCATAGCCAGCATCCTGTTCGGCGCGACGTTTGACGCTGTCAATACAATACGATCCGGAGTTTGCATTGCAGTAAGAACTGCCAGCGCCGCTTCCGCTCACGCGAACCATGCGGGCTTCGGCGGTCAAAGACAAAATAAAAGTTGAAACAAAAGTGATCATTAAAGCTAAAGTTTGAGACCAAGATTTTTTAGACATAAATGCCTCCACCCCCTAATGAACGCACAGTTTTAGGGGGGAGGCAATCAGGGATTATCAAAGCATAGCGTCAGTTAGCTTTGTGTAAGAAACTGAACTCCTAGCTCTTGGCTCTGGTCTTTTTCGTTCCATTTTGTCCAACGCACTTGAGCCTCGACATTGACGTATTCGCCTTCTTTGTTTTGATAACTTAAATTCACAAAATCTTTCTTGGTGTAAAAAGGAGCCCGAATTTTTAAACATGATCCATTGAGAGAAATATTGTCAAATTTACCCCCTAAGATCGGCTGAAAATTTTTATTTTCAGATCCCATTGGTAACATCGACGGCGTGACCAAGGCTCCTTGTAAATGGCGATTGCGTTTGTCCTGTCGCAGCTCCAATTTTTTGCCGCTTAAATAGGATTTGATATCTCGAGCTAAGTGCAGTTCTTCGGTTTTCCATAAGACGATGAAGTCTTGAAAGCTTTTAAGTTTGGTTTTCATGTTCGAAGAGAGTTCGTCGACGACAAAAAAGGTTTTCACATTGGCATAATTTTTTTGCAAGTAAGCGTAGATATCAAAATGGCGGATTTCTAAGAAGGGCAAATAGGCGACGATGATTTTTTCTCCCTCGGTCGCTCCCAAAGAGTGGCGCAAGTCATAGGGGTTTTCAATAAGATGACATTGAAAGTGCGGGTCCTTTTTTAGATGTTTTGGAATAATAGAAATACCAGTAAGAAAAATTTGTGTCTTCATGACAGCCCTCCCAGATTTGTGTGTGACTCTCCCTAAAGCAAGACCGAAGCCACTTCAGATCGAATTAAAAAAGGACCCATGATAAATACTTAAACACCTGTCGAAGTTCTATTAACACTGTCAGTTCAAAACAAAGAGAAGAGAGGGGAGAGTCGGGAGCCTTGCGAGCTCCCGACCAGGGGAAGGGAAATTAAGAGGGGGATGGCCCTGACGCCTGACTTCTTCTAGAGGTCCTCTGTCATTTCGCACAAGATGACGAAAATAAAATCTTTGACGACCTTAGAAGCGCAAGGAAGTTCAATCACGATTTAAGCTTATTGCAACCGACATTCCTTGCTGAGGACTTAATATATTTGAGATGAGAACGTTTACGTTAAGCTGCGAGGAAAAAAACCTCAATTTTGAGGACAAAATGCCATTTTGACCAGCCGTTGTTTTGAGGAAAAAAATGGTCTAAAAGAAGATAGATGCCGAAACTCCGCTATCCACGTCTTCAACGCTTACGTCAATTCTTTGTTCTCTCACACGAGTGGAATGTTTTTATCATCCTGCTGATTATCATTGCTATCAGTCTTACCAGTTGGTGGACGGTGAAGGTGCATCTTGAAAAGGAATGGAAAGCACGTTTAGCGGCAGAATCGGGCAAAGTCATGGCCCGTATTGAGCGAGAATTCGAAGGTTACAGTCAGTCTTTAAGTGATGCGCGTGCCTTTATTCAAACCGGCGGCATGCCGACCCCTAAGCAGTTTCAACGCTATATCGAATCTTCAGAACTGTTCCGTCGTTTTCCGGGACTGCAGGGAATTGCCTTCACGGAAAAAATGGATCGCGCCTCCATCCCGGTGTTTGAAAAGCGCATGCGCAGCTATGGGTATCCGGATTTTAACTATTGGCCGCAAGGGGATCAGGCTCTTTATACATCAATCAGTCTGATACAACCGGAAGATTGGAGAAATAAAAAAGCCCTGGGCTATGACATGTATTCCGAGCCCATTCGTCGCGAAGCGATGGATAAAGCCTTAAAAACCGGGCGGCCGTCAATGACCGATCCGATCACGTTGGTGCAGGATACGACGGAGGTCACCCCGCAAATAGGTTTGTTAGTTTATTTACCGGTTCTTAAGGACAACCCGGATGCAAAAGATCCGCGTGAAAGCTTGCTGGGATTTTCCTACTCTATTGTTAACATAACTAAGTTTTTTAATGGGACTTTGGGAGTACCCCAGTTTTATAACGAAAAAGTCAATTACCGTTTAGAGGCCTTTGATCGCCGGCTCGACCGTTATGTTCCTTTGTATGAACGCTTTTCGGGGGAGGTCCAAGGTGCGATGACCCCCGGTGAAGTGAAGATGGTCCAAGAGGTTCCAGTTTTTGATAAAACCTGGCGAATTACTTTTGTGCCATTACCTCATTTCTTTAACTGGTATGAACGCTATATCCCGATCTTATTTGCCTTTGTGACTCTGGTGATGTTGTCGGTGATTTTTTTGGCTTTATGGTCAACACAACAGTTTTTAAAATTCAGCGAAAAGCATAAGGATTCTTTAGCGCAGATTTCAAAAAATAAATCAGACGAAATTCTTTTAATTCGACGTTTGAATGCGGTGATTGCGGATCTTTCTTCCGCCATTGATGCCCAACCTCTTTTTGAAAAATTCCGCGCTCACTTGCATGAAGTTTTTGAGGTCAGCGATTGCGTCGTTTACGTGCGGGAAGATCGCGGTCCTTACGAAAAGCGTTTCGAAGGAGAGCTTTCCGTATTTCCGGACACCTTGGATCTTCCTTGGGAGTTTGATCAGTTCTTGGCAGAGAAGGTTTTTGACACTCGTTCTAAAGCCGAAGGTCTGCCGAAGCTTTTTTCATGGTTCTCTCCCGAAGTTCGTCGCATCTTAGAGAGCGCTCCGTATTATGTCGGTCGTTCAGTTATGCACGAATCGGGCAAAAGCACATCCGTATTAATTCTGATGAAAGGCACGCAGAATCTGGTGGCGGGTACCATTATGGAATATGCGCTGGTCAGTATGATTGGGCAGTTTGCGATGTCTTACGATAAGGCGATTTTACTTCGCCGTGCCGAAGATGCCAACGTCATGAAGAGCTCGTTTTTAGCTAATATGAGTCACGAAATTCGCACTCCGTTGGGCGTGATTGTCGGGTATTCGGAGATTCTGGCTGAAGATGATTTAGAAAAACAAGAAAAACAGCAGATCGTAAAAAGTGTTAAACGCAATGGTAAAGAGCTGGCGCGGTTGATTGATGATATTTTAGATATTTCAAAAGTCGAAGCCGGAAAGCTGCACTTTGAAATGGCCCAGGTGAATTTAGAAAATCTGGTGCAAGAAATTAAATCGATCATGGAAGTGCGTGCGACGGATCGTAAAATTCAATTTAACGTCGCTAAACTTAGCAATGTTCCTAATTATATTATTACCGATGACATCCGCCTAAAACAGATTTTGGTGAACGTCGTCGGTAATGCCGTGAAGTTCACTGAAAAAGGTGGCGTCAAGTTGCTGTACAAAACGAGTTTGGACGAACACGGTCACGAAGTGATCGAATTCCAAATTCAGGACAGCGGAATTGGTATTAGTGAAAGACACAGGCAAAATCTGTTTAAAGCCTTTTCTCAGGGTGATGTATCCACAACGCGCAAGTACGGCGGTACGGGGTTGGGTTTAGCTCTTTCTAAGCGTTTGGCCGAGCTTTTAGGTGGGGATCTTTACTTACTAGAATCTTCCGTCGGCAAGGGGTCAACGTTCAGTCTGCGCATTCCATTTAAGCAGGCCTCAACATCCTTGCCTCTTCCTCGGCAGGATGTGAACGCGGCCAAGGTGGCCCATGCCTTTGAAGAAAGCAGTCTGCGCCCTATTGATTGGCAAAGTTTGGATCTGCATCATCTTTTAAAGGGTGTACGCATCTTGTTGGTGGAAGACTCTGAAGATAATCAAGAAATCTTTCAGCACTTCTTAAACAATGCGGGTGCTGAAGTGCGTGTGGCCGAAGACGGTGAAAAAGGGGTGGCGGAAACCTTTGCTTGGGATCCGGATTTGGTTTTAATGGATATTCAAATTCCCAAAAAAGATGGCAAACAGGCCACGCGTGAAATTCGCCGTCGCGGCTTTACTAAGCCTGTGATTGCCTTGACGGCTCATGCGTTGACCGAAGAAATTGAAAGCTGCTTAGATGCGGGCTGTAATGGGCAGATCACAAAGCCCGTTTCTGGTGAGCTTTTGGTTCAGGAAGTTTATTTCTATTTAAATCATCGAGGTTGATATGTCGTCCGGAATGGCCGTTCCACTAGAATCCCAAGTTAAATATTTGCAGCGCCGAACGACCGAGCTTGCCCAGATTAGAAGTTCGCTTTTAAGCCAACCAGATTGGGATTTGGTAAAAAAAGTGGGCCATCAGATTAAGGGAAATGCTTCGACTTTTGGTTTTGCGCAGTTAACCGAGTTCGGGAAAAATCTTGAAGTCGCGGCGGCCCAAGGAGATGTTTTGCAGGCGCAACAAATCAGTGAGAAGTTAGAACAAGAAGTGCAGCGTCTGCTTAAAACAATCAGCTAATTAGCGAGTTTCGGTGGTGCGGCCGATCAAAATACGATAACAAAACAAAATTAATAAGGAACCCGCTACCGAAGAGATAAAGCCCGCGGGTTCATATTCGCGGTAATAGCCGGCTGTGGTGCCAATATAGTGAGCGACGGCGGCACCTGCGATTCCCAAAAGGCAGGTGATAATCCAGCCGCCAGGGTCTCGGCCCGGCATAAATAGTTTTGCTGTCGCGCCGACAAGCAAGCCTAAAAGAATCGAGATGATCATATGCAACCTCCTTTATTCATAGCGAATCATAACTATGGCTTTAGAGGATTTGTTTCCCGCTAAGGAAGACTTAGGCCCCTTGCCGAAGGATACGGGTTCGGTGTTTTTAAAAGTGATCTTACGTTTAGGATCTTCTTCGCGAATCAGTTCTGTGAATTTCTGCGGATCTTGACTCATGTTATAGACGGAAACAGGGGCACTTGATTTAAGGTCCGCTTTGATCAAGGAACGAACTTGGGTCGCCCTTTGGTCCGCAAGTTTTGGTTCTTGCACTTCGCTGTCGTCCGCCCATGCCAAAATTCGCACTTCGCTCACCGCTTGGCCGCTTTGTTCCGCCACGCGGGTCAGGGTTTTGATTTTTTCTTGTTCATGAGTTGAAAGATGCGTTTTACCCACTTGAAATTCCAAGACGGTGTAATGCGTGGTGGTGGTTGGTGTCGGACTTGTCACGGCAATGGGGGTCACTTCGGTGTGCCCGTGAGTACTGCGATGCGCACACGCGTTCATCATGAGCGCCGCGGCCATTAAGAGGGTGTAAATCAAAGGGTGCGATTGAAACATAATATCTCCATAAGAGCCTCGCGTCCTGCGGGGCAAAATAATCCTGAATCTAAACCTAGCAAGCTTGATACCGAAACGCCAAGGTCTAGTTTGCGGATAAAATTGATTTGATGTGCCAGAAACATTTCAATGTGGCAAAACTCCACATTTTTGTTGCGGACATCTGCCCCCTGGGGTGAATGTGGGGACATGGATAAACACACTCAAAAACAAATACTATTGATTGAAGACGATATCGACTTGGCCGAGTTGGCCACGGCCTATTTTAGACAAAAAGACATTCAGATCACTCATTCGACAGATCCTTTGGAGGCCCTAAAACAAGTGACCTCAGGGAAGCTGGCACCAGATGCGATCATCACGGATTTGAATTTGCCGCTGATGTCGGGGGTCGATTTCATTCGCCAGCTGCGTGCTGAAGGCATGAATACACCGATCATTTTGATCACCGTTTCTAACGACGTCGAAACGGCTGTTCAAGCTATCGAAGCCGGGGCCTATGATTTCGTGGTGAAGCCTCTTCATTTCCCGCAGTTATTAATTTCTGCGCAACGGGCCTTTAAATACAATCATCTGAGCAATGAAAATCGCACTTTGCGAGAGACCATCGATATTTCTAAAGGGCAACATCCGGAAGGTATTATCGGTAAATCCGAAAGTCTTTTGCGCATCATGGATTTAGCAAAACGCGTTTCGAAAAGTGCGTCGACGGTTTCGATCACCGGGGAAAGCGGAACGGGGAAAGAAGTTTTTGCTAAAGCGATTCATAATTGGAGTCCGCGTAGTAAAAAACCCTTTGTCGCGATCAACTGTTCAGCCATTCCTGAAAATCTTTTAGAGTCTGAACTTTTTGGTCATGCGAAGGGTTCGTTCACGGGGGCTGTGGATAAAAAAGTCGGTCTTTTTGAAGAAGCCGATGGTGGGACTTTGTTTTTAGAT contains:
- a CDS encoding AI-2E family transporter, giving the protein MIDILKNKETLARWVFFAVLFFGFIFINLPFLMPLALAGIFAAGLQETITKLSRRTGWRRRWWILISLFAGILVFIIPLSLAVYRAGAWVMKPENLEGQRVVQQLHTAKDFFVNGLAKISEWTGTDVATPARDAMESILHRSGEMILAYSTTFAGQLPAIIVALLVFLLGVAVMLFNDKLIHDFVVDYSVFDRDLTEKMIDVLKKGCSITLFSTFVIGLIQASVIGIGSLVFGEGDFWLVVTVTFFVSFIPVIGAAPVGFFLALLAFLGERVGPGIGLALIAIFAGTIDNILKPFLVSGDLDIHPLVGFTSVVGAIVMFGLPGLLIGPVIMNIFVGISPLLLKNRKTLIEEPTTPSN
- a CDS encoding PilZ domain-containing protein, with protein sequence MKTQIFLTGISIIPKHLKKDPHFQCHLIENPYDLRHSLGATEGEKIIVAYLPFLEIRHFDIYAYLQKNYANVKTFFVVDELSSNMKTKLKSFQDFIVLWKTEELHLARDIKSYLSGKKLELRQDKRNRHLQGALVTPSMLPMGSENKNFQPILGGKFDNISLNGSCLKIRAPFYTKKDFVNLSYQNKEGEYVNVEAQVRWTKWNEKDQSQELGVQFLTQS
- a CDS encoding CHASE domain-containing protein; amino-acid sequence: MPKLRYPRLQRLRQFFVLSHEWNVFIILLIIIAISLTSWWTVKVHLEKEWKARLAAESGKVMARIEREFEGYSQSLSDARAFIQTGGMPTPKQFQRYIESSELFRRFPGLQGIAFTEKMDRASIPVFEKRMRSYGYPDFNYWPQGDQALYTSISLIQPEDWRNKKALGYDMYSEPIRREAMDKALKTGRPSMTDPITLVQDTTEVTPQIGLLVYLPVLKDNPDAKDPRESLLGFSYSIVNITKFFNGTLGVPQFYNEKVNYRLEAFDRRLDRYVPLYERFSGEVQGAMTPGEVKMVQEVPVFDKTWRITFVPLPHFFNWYERYIPILFAFVTLVMLSVIFLALWSTQQFLKFSEKHKDSLAQISKNKSDEILLIRRLNAVIADLSSAIDAQPLFEKFRAHLHEVFEVSDCVVYVREDRGPYEKRFEGELSVFPDTLDLPWEFDQFLAEKVFDTRSKAEGLPKLFSWFSPEVRRILESAPYYVGRSVMHESGKSTSVLILMKGTQNLVAGTIMEYALVSMIGQFAMSYDKAILLRRAEDANVMKSSFLANMSHEIRTPLGVIVGYSEILAEDDLEKQEKQQIVKSVKRNGKELARLIDDILDISKVEAGKLHFEMAQVNLENLVQEIKSIMEVRATDRKIQFNVAKLSNVPNYIITDDIRLKQILVNVVGNAVKFTEKGGVKLLYKTSLDEHGHEVIEFQIQDSGIGISERHRQNLFKAFSQGDVSTTRKYGGTGLGLALSKRLAELLGGDLYLLESSVGKGSTFSLRIPFKQASTSLPLPRQDVNAAKVAHAFEESSLRPIDWQSLDLHHLLKGVRILLVEDSEDNQEIFQHFLNNAGAEVRVAEDGEKGVAETFAWDPDLVLMDIQIPKKDGKQATREIRRRGFTKPVIALTAHALTEEIESCLDAGCNGQITKPVSGELLVQEVYFYLNHRG
- a CDS encoding Hpt domain-containing protein, producing the protein MSSGMAVPLESQVKYLQRRTTELAQIRSSLLSQPDWDLVKKVGHQIKGNASTFGFAQLTEFGKNLEVAAAQGDVLQAQQISEKLEQEVQRLLKTIS
- a CDS encoding GlsB/YeaQ/YmgE family stress response membrane protein, which gives rise to MIISILLGLLVGATAKLFMPGRDPGGWIITCLLGIAGAAVAHYIGTTAGYYREYEPAGFISSVAGSLLILFCYRILIGRTTETR
- a CDS encoding sigma-54-dependent transcriptional regulator, yielding MDKHTQKQILLIEDDIDLAELATAYFRQKDIQITHSTDPLEALKQVTSGKLAPDAIITDLNLPLMSGVDFIRQLRAEGMNTPIILITVSNDVETAVQAIEAGAYDFVVKPLHFPQLLISAQRAFKYNHLSNENRTLRETIDISKGQHPEGIIGKSESLLRIMDLAKRVSKSASTVSITGESGTGKEVFAKAIHNWSPRSKKPFVAINCSAIPENLLESELFGHAKGSFTGAVDKKVGLFEEADGGTLFLDEIGDLNLTLQAKLLRVLQEKEIKRVGENQSRSVDVRVIAATHKDLRHEVQEKRFREDLFFRLNVIPIRIPPLRERREDIIPLAEHFLRKFNTLNGTNLTGFKKSAKEFLLTHPWRGNVRELENAIERAVVLATGPEIDVTAFTLFEESVTQQWSHDEDAKNAFIFRFGDDIKPLSEVEKKYVQFVYERNNRAKELTAKALGIDRKTLYRKLQEIEGGVAANSPAELSHNS